A single genomic interval of Helianthus annuus cultivar XRQ/B chromosome 13, HanXRQr2.0-SUNRISE, whole genome shotgun sequence harbors:
- the LOC110897763 gene encoding spermine synthase yields MEGDAGRDLGCQKTMDGKANEDIPSCCLKARAFAPDPELQANCHATVVSGWFSESRSSSDDVAKRMYFNNPMWPGEAHSLAVEKILFKEKSEYQEVLVFESTTYGKVLVLDGILQLSEKDECAYQEMIAHLPLCSIKSPKNVLVVGGGDGGVLREISRHSSVELIDICEIDKMVIDVSKKFFPELAVGFEDSRVHLHVGDAVEFIRNVPEGKYDAIIVDSSDPVGPAQELVEQPFFEMLARALRPGGVLCNMAESMWLHTHLIQDMISVCQKIFKGSVHYAWTSVPTYPSGVIGFILCSTEGPPVDFRNPVNPIEKLEGALDHQRELKFYNSQMHKAAFALPPFVRKEVKCL; encoded by the exons ATGGAGGGAGACGCCGGAAGAGATTTGGGATGCCAGAAGACTATGGATGGGAAGGCGAATGAGGATATCCCTTCTTGTTGCCTGAAAGCACGGGCCTTTGCTCCTGATCCTGAGCTTCAAGCCAACTGTCACGCGACAGTTGTTTCTGGATGGTTCTCTGAAAGTCGCTCTTCTTCGG ATGATGTGGCCAAGCGAATGTACTTTAACAACCCCATGTGGCCAG GAGAAGCACATTCATTGGCTGTTGAAAAGATTTTGTTCAAGGAGAAATCAGAGTATCAAGAGGTCCTTGTTTTCGAG TCTACAACATACGGAAAGGTGCTTGTTCTTGACGGCATTCTTCAGCTTAGTGAGAAAGATGAATGCGCCTATCAGGAGATGATAGCCCATCTTCCTCTTTGTTCCATCAAATCACCCAAAAAT GTTctggtggttggtggtggtgatggtggagtcTTGAGGGAAATTTCTCGTCACAGCTCTGTAGAATTAATTGATATATGTGAAATAGATAAAATGGTTATAGAT GTTAGTAAGAAGTTCTTCCCTGAGTTAGCTGTTGGCTTCGAAGATTCTCGTGTTCATCTCCATGTTGGTGATG CTGTTGAGTTTATACGGAATGTACCTGAAGGGAAGTATGATGCTATTATTGTTGATTCTTCTGATCCTGTGG GCCCTGCTCAAGAGCTTGTGGAACAGCCTTTCTTCGAGATGTTAGCAAGAGCGTTAAGGCCAGGTGGCGTTCTTTGTAACATGGCGGAGAGCATGTGGCTGCACACTCATCTTATTCAGGATATGATATCCGTTTGCCAGAAAATATTCAAAGGGTCTGTTCATTACGCATGGACAAGTGTCCCCACATACCCGAG TGGTGTTATTGGATTTATACTGTGCTCAACGGAGGGTCCGCCTGTTGATTTTCGGAACCCTGTTAACCCTATTGAGAAGCTAGAGGGAGCTCTTGACCATCAACGAGAACTCAAGTTCTACAACTCCCAG ATGCATAAAGCTGCCTTTGCATTGCCACCATTTGTGAGGAAGGAGGTGAAATGTCTTTGA